The following proteins come from a genomic window of Achromobacter deleyi:
- a CDS encoding MBL fold metallo-hydrolase — MALASLPARRPAASGLRRWLGRAAAALGVAAMLAAPAAQAAEGAELVLLGVAGGPTWYGNDAPHGISSALVVDGKAYIVDLGSGAYRQLRRAGIKPGAEQAVFLTHLHTDHIIDLASLLMYDPSARRRAKASLQIYGPGRRGALPPLAPGLAGDPVIHAENPGAGTVDLVDSVVAGMAADLNIRVRSEGVPDVRGFFQAHDIVVPAGVVKDPNVDPAPPMEPFEVWRDERVTVSAILVPHGLVYPNFAYRLDTASGSVVFSGDTALSPNLVKLARGADILVHEAIDPAWVDHIVGPKPWDARQQALARQLLEAHTTPQQAGEAATQAGVRKLVLSHLVPGDAPADHWLHARETFKGPVVLGQDLMRIPLKQP; from the coding sequence GTGGCGCTTGCAAGCTTGCCGGCGCGCCGGCCGGCCGCGAGCGGCCTGCGCCGCTGGCTCGGCCGCGCCGCCGCCGCGCTGGGCGTGGCGGCCATGCTGGCCGCGCCTGCCGCGCAAGCGGCTGAAGGCGCCGAACTGGTGCTGCTGGGCGTGGCCGGCGGCCCGACCTGGTACGGCAATGACGCGCCCCACGGCATCTCGTCGGCGCTGGTGGTGGACGGCAAGGCCTACATCGTCGACCTGGGCTCGGGCGCCTACCGGCAACTGCGCCGCGCCGGCATCAAGCCGGGCGCCGAGCAGGCCGTGTTCCTCACGCACCTGCACACCGACCACATCATCGACCTGGCCAGCCTGCTGATGTACGACCCCAGCGCGCGCCGCCGCGCCAAGGCGTCGCTGCAGATCTACGGGCCGGGCCGCCGCGGCGCCTTGCCGCCGCTGGCGCCGGGCCTGGCGGGCGATCCGGTGATCCATGCCGAGAATCCGGGCGCGGGCACCGTGGACCTGGTGGACTCGGTGGTCGCCGGCATGGCCGCCGACCTCAACATCCGCGTGCGCAGCGAAGGCGTGCCGGACGTGCGCGGTTTCTTCCAGGCGCATGACATCGTCGTGCCGGCCGGCGTGGTGAAGGATCCGAACGTCGATCCGGCGCCGCCGATGGAGCCGTTCGAGGTCTGGCGCGACGAGCGCGTGACGGTCAGCGCGATCCTGGTGCCGCACGGGCTGGTGTATCCCAACTTCGCCTACCGTCTCGACACCGCGTCGGGCTCGGTGGTGTTCTCGGGCGACACCGCGCTCAGCCCCAACCTGGTCAAGCTGGCGCGCGGCGCCGACATCCTGGTGCACGAGGCGATCGATCCCGCCTGGGTCGACCATATCGTCGGCCCCAAGCCATGGGACGCGCGCCAGCAGGCGCTGGCCCGGCAGCTGCTGGAGGCGCACACCACGCCGCAGCAGGCGGGCGAGGCGGCCACCCAGGCCGGCGTGCGCAAGCTGGTGCTGTCGCACCTGGTGCCCGGCGATGCGCCGGCCGACCATTGGCTGCACGCCCGCGAGACCTTCAAGGGGCCGGTGGTACTGGGCCAGGATTTGATGCGTATTCCCCTGAAGCAACCCTAG